A portion of the Salvelinus alpinus chromosome 33, SLU_Salpinus.1, whole genome shotgun sequence genome contains these proteins:
- the fshb gene encoding follitropin subunit beta — translation MYCTHLMTLQLVVMATLWVTPVRAGTDCMYGCRLNNMTITVEREDCHGSITITTCAGLCETTDLNYQSTWLPHSQGACNFKEWSYEKVYLEGCPSGVDPFFIPVAKSCDCIKCKTDNTDCDRISMATPSCVVNPLEM, via the exons ATGTACTGCACCCACTTAATGACGCTGCAGCTGGTCGTCATGGCAACGCTGTGGGTGACACCAGTGAGAGCGGGGACAGACTGCATGTATGGCTGCCGACTAAACAACATGACCATCACCgtggagagagaggactgtcacggaagcatcaccatcaccacctgCGCCGGCCTGTGCGAAACGACG GATCTGAACTATCAGAGCACATGGCTGCCGCACTCCCAGGGGGCGTGTAACTTCAAGGAGTGGTCCTACGAGAAGGTCTACCTGGAAGGCTGTCCATCCGGAGTCGACCCCTTCTTCATACCCGTAGCCAAGAGCTGCGATTGCATCAAATGCAAGACGGACAACACCGACTGTGATCGCATAAGCATGGCAACACCCAGCTGCGTAGTAAACCCACTAGAAATGTAA
- the arl14ep gene encoding ARL14 effector protein produces the protein MPVTCAVNGCTNKFIKGSEIRFYRFPISKPQLANQWVQSLGMKNFIPTPNTCLCSEHFNPDCFRDYNGKQFLREDAVPTIFGADSSKPELRKRGMMTKDTNAANRFGAPSDRERAKTLEKSKVKEKRHSTRDTGKGRGDGKKRGGGRGGISSNTDRQTIGAKSKVYDNKGRLLSCGKDMCDCLDADCMGCFYPCPECSSRRCGVECRCDRKWLYEQVEVEGGEIIRNKYAG, from the exons ATGCCTGTCACCTGTGCAGTAAACGGCTGCACCAACAAGTTTATCAAAGGGTCAGAAATACGATTTTACAG GTTCCCCATCAGTAAGCCTCAGCTTGCCAACCAATGGGTACAAAGTTTGGGGATGAAAAACTTCATCCCTACACCTAACACTTGCCTCTGCTCAGAACATTTCAACCCAGATTGTTTCCGAGACTACAATGGCAAACAGTTTCTTAGGGAAGATGCCGTGCCCACCATTTTCGGTGCTGATTCATCGAAG cctgaaTTACGAAAAAGGGGTATGATGACCAAGGACACAAATGCGGCTAACCGCTTCGGGGCACCGTCAGACCGGGAGAGGGCTAAGACGCTGGAGAAGAGCAAGGTCAAGGAGAAACGACATAGTACCCGGGATACTGGCAAG GGAAGAGGTGATGGCAAAAAACGAGGTGGAGGACGAGGTGGAATCTCCTCAAACACTGACCG ACAGACTATTGGGGCGAAGAGCAAAGTGTATGACAACAAAGGCCGCCTGCTCTCCTGCGGCAAGGACATGTGTGACTGCCTGGACGCGGACTGCATGGGCTGCTTCTACCCCTGCCCCGAGTGTAGCTCCCGCAGGTGTGGCGTGGAGTGCCGCTGTGACCGCAAGTGGCTATACGAGCAGGTTGaagtggaggggggagagatcaTCCGCAACAAGTACGCTGGCTAG